A single region of the Tigriopus californicus strain San Diego chromosome 8, Tcal_SD_v2.1, whole genome shotgun sequence genome encodes:
- the LOC131885480 gene encoding uncharacterized protein LOC131885480 isoform X2 produces the protein MRSVRFPQAFGLFCATLTIQDVMSEEECRDGFTPKRCCSYNSVQENNQLKCNLMIPESNYSIYAEDTMYLNCDPGFAGGVSGCSWRLPSGEICNFLNTDLIPTPQVCSADSSIKLVGNLSLGICNIELSNVQTKHEGSWNCSVTAIRKYFDSTYLEINNGLKTSTILAITIPVSLLVLAIAVILICCFCPALFASCACLTACCHKKDMPERRLSTDSDVKPMHQSQEIPPTGPSLPPRPPTMIQPIIRIQRNKSPLDETHYDTPSSVSSYENMSTVGANCSTSNPADENEPVLYTTLNPQGDESGSMQTARKVSNAISVHSFGPRKNSKFRDVHF, from the exons atgagatCTGTGCGATTTCCTCAAGCGTTTGGACTTTTTTGTGCTACTCTGACGATTCAAGATGTGATGTCTGAAGAAGAATGTAGAGACGGGTTTACTCCCAAAAGATGTTGCTCATATAATAGTGTGCAAGAAAATAATCAATTAAAGTGCAACCTCATGATACCAGAAAGTAACTATTCCATCTATGCCGAGGATACCATGTATCTCAATTGTGACCCAGGATTCGCAGGCGGAGTATCTGGTTGTTCGTGGCGACTTCCCTCAGGAGAGATATGTAATTTCTTGAACACCGATTTGATTCCAACTCCACAAGTGTGCTCGGCGGACAGCTCTATCAAACTGGTTGGCAATCTGTCCCTCGGCATTTGCAATATCGAGCTATCAAATGTGCAGACCAAACACGAGGGATCTTGGAATTGCTCAGTGACGGCaatcagaaaatattttgatagcACCTACCTTGAAATTAACAATGGGCTGAAGACCAGCACAATTTTAGCCATCACAATTCCAGTCTCTTTGCTGGTGCTTGCAATAG CCGTGATCTTGATATGCTGTTTTTGTCCCGCACTGTTCGCCAGTTGCGCCTGTCTTACGGCATGTTGTCACAAGAAGGATATGCCAGAGAGGCGTTTATCAACGGACTCGGATGTCAAGCCAATGCATCAATCGCAAGAAATCCCACCCACTGGACCCTCACTCCCACCCCGGCCACCAACGATGATCCAACCAATCATTCGAATCCAAAGAAATAAGAGTCCCCTTGATGAAACTCACTATGACACGCCTTCGTCAGTGAGCTCGTACGAGAATATGTCTACGGTTGGTGCCAATTGTTCAACTTCGAACCCAGCTGACGAGAACGAACCGGTCCTTTACACCACTCTCAATCCTCAAGGTGACGAAAGTGGGTCGATGCAGACGGCCAGAAAGGTGTCCAATGCTATTTCAGTCCATTCATTTGGCCCTCGAAAGAACTCCAAGTTCAGAGATGTTCATTtctag
- the LOC131885480 gene encoding uncharacterized protein LOC131885480 isoform X1 yields the protein MRSVRFPQAFGLFCATLTIQDVMSEEECRDGFTPKRCCSYNSVQENNQLKCNLMIPESNYSIYAEDTMYLNCDPGFAGGVSGCSWRLPSGEICNFLNTDLIPTPQVCSADSSIKLVGNLSLGICNIELSNVQTKHEGSWNCSVTAIRKYFDSTYLEINNGLKTSTILAITIPVSLLVLAIAAVILICCFCPALFASCACLTACCHKKDMPERRLSTDSDVKPMHQSQEIPPTGPSLPPRPPTMIQPIIRIQRNKSPLDETHYDTPSSVSSYENMSTVGANCSTSNPADENEPVLYTTLNPQGDESGSMQTARKVSNAISVHSFGPRKNSKFRDVHF from the exons atgagatCTGTGCGATTTCCTCAAGCGTTTGGACTTTTTTGTGCTACTCTGACGATTCAAGATGTGATGTCTGAAGAAGAATGTAGAGACGGGTTTACTCCCAAAAGATGTTGCTCATATAATAGTGTGCAAGAAAATAATCAATTAAAGTGCAACCTCATGATACCAGAAAGTAACTATTCCATCTATGCCGAGGATACCATGTATCTCAATTGTGACCCAGGATTCGCAGGCGGAGTATCTGGTTGTTCGTGGCGACTTCCCTCAGGAGAGATATGTAATTTCTTGAACACCGATTTGATTCCAACTCCACAAGTGTGCTCGGCGGACAGCTCTATCAAACTGGTTGGCAATCTGTCCCTCGGCATTTGCAATATCGAGCTATCAAATGTGCAGACCAAACACGAGGGATCTTGGAATTGCTCAGTGACGGCaatcagaaaatattttgatagcACCTACCTTGAAATTAACAATGGGCTGAAGACCAGCACAATTTTAGCCATCACAATTCCAGTCTCTTTGCTGGTGCTTGCAATAG CAGCCGTGATCTTGATATGCTGTTTTTGTCCCGCACTGTTCGCCAGTTGCGCCTGTCTTACGGCATGTTGTCACAAGAAGGATATGCCAGAGAGGCGTTTATCAACGGACTCGGATGTCAAGCCAATGCATCAATCGCAAGAAATCCCACCCACTGGACCCTCACTCCCACCCCGGCCACCAACGATGATCCAACCAATCATTCGAATCCAAAGAAATAAGAGTCCCCTTGATGAAACTCACTATGACACGCCTTCGTCAGTGAGCTCGTACGAGAATATGTCTACGGTTGGTGCCAATTGTTCAACTTCGAACCCAGCTGACGAGAACGAACCGGTCCTTTACACCACTCTCAATCCTCAAGGTGACGAAAGTGGGTCGATGCAGACGGCCAGAAAGGTGTCCAATGCTATTTCAGTCCATTCATTTGGCCCTCGAAAGAACTCCAAGTTCAGAGATGTTCATTtctag